From the genome of Canis lupus familiaris isolate Mischka breed German Shepherd chromosome 20, alternate assembly UU_Cfam_GSD_1.0, whole genome shotgun sequence:
GGAGCCCACCTGCTGGTAGCCAGGGCTACACTTCTTACAgcggcctggccctgcccccatgCAGCCCAGGCAGGCCTTGGCGCAgtctggagaagggagaggagagacaagGTGAGAGCTGCCCTTAGGCCCAGGGCAGACTGTGGAGGGGGTACGTCCCAGAAGAGGTCTGGGGGGGTTCTGGTGCCTGAGAAGGTAGAAATTTGGGGGTAAAGGCATGGAGCAGCTCCTCCTACCCTCCACAACAGGACTGGCACTTACCTCGGCACTCATAGGAGCCCTCCGTGTTTACACAGAACTGATCGGCTCCACAGCTGGCTCGCTCTGTGCCACACTCGTCGATGTCTGTAGAGAGGCCGGCAGGGCAGGAGTTTCAGTCCCTATTGCACTAACAGGGAAGCCGAGGCCAGGGTTGTTGGGGAATGGACCTGCCTATGCTCAAAGGGGGTGCCAGAGACTGCAGGCTGCGCGCCAACACAGAGGTAGGGGTGCAGCTGGACTTAAGAGCTGTCCAGCCAGAGACCACAGTTTCCAATCTGCCTTGCAGCTAAGTGTGGCCCAAGGAGTGAGTTCTGGCCAACAGGATGTAAACAGAAGGGATGTGCTCCACTTTTAGCTTGGCCTTAAAACAACGCAATTGTTTTAAATCCTCCATgcactttcttccctttctcactTCCTGAGTGTCAGGTCATGGAACACGAAGGTACCTATAACCCAACCTCAAACAACAGAAACGTCCCGCGGGGATGACCACAGAGTAAGACAGGAAGTACTGGGTCCCTGAGTGATTGTGACAAGCAGAACTTCCTTGCCGGCCTGGACCACTCGTTCTGAAACTGTGGTATGAGATAAAAATAAACCTCTATATTCTTTAAGCCACAACCTTCGGTGAtctttttgttatagcagcttagCCTTTACCCTCATCTGTATAGACAGCTGGACAGAGACCAAACCAAGTCTTGAACTCAGGCTTCGCAACCCCAAGTTAAAAATCTTCATTTCCCTGGCTAATCCTTCCTCAATTTTCAAGACTTGGCCTAAGTGatacctcctccaagaagcctttccAGATTCCCCACCACCAGAGCTGAATCAGGGACATCTCTAACCGCACAAAGTAACTGCCTGGCTACTTTTCTACCTTTCCAACCGGGTTGAGATCTCCACGAAGATGGGGACAGAGTTGGTCTAGCCCAGATACGTTTGTGTTGACAGGGACCACCTCCCCAGCCCTAGGTCGGGGCCTCACTCACCTACACACTTGAGGTGATGCAGGGCCCAGCCCTTCTTGCACTGTAGACAGTTTGACTCTTCGGGTCCTGAGCAGCGGGCACAAGGGCCAAAACAAGCTGAGCGGAATGGGGAGAGTGTAAGGATGGGCATGCAGACATCCTATCTGTGCCTGCCCAGCCCCACGCCTCTTGGCTACCTACCCGAACATACCAGATGGCTGGCGTTGCGCTCTGCCTCAAAGTAGCCAAGGCCACACTGGCCACAGGCCTCGCCCCCGTAGCCGGCTTGGCAGTCACAGTGCCCGCTGCCCCCTCGAGTCCCTTCCCCTTCACACTGCCCGTAGCCACCGCAGGGCTTCTCTGCACCCCCAGGACAGGCTGTGGGCAGACACCAAAGCAGGTAAAATCACAAATACAGTCGTGAATACAGAGAATATTCCCCATATCATGAAACATTTTTGGAGAAGAACTTAATGGCAACATAACGCTTTGTATGAAATGTACTTAACCAATACCTTCCTATGGAACAGATTATTTACCACAATTTCTTCTTATAAAGGAATTAATCATCTTTGTCacggattttctttttctgtttgttttcaatttactacttttttattctatttttttaaaagattatttatttatttatttatttatttatttatttatttatttatgatagactgagagagagagagagaggcagagacacaggcagagggagaagcaggctccatgcagggagcccgacgtgaactcgataccgggactccaggatagcgtcctgggccaaaggcaggcgccaaaccactgagccacccagggatcccctacttttttattctttgtgtcaCTAAGTATCTGAAGCTTCCAGAGAGATTTTTCTAAAAGGGCTGGTGGTAGGTTCAGCTCCTCCCTCAGGACTGTATGTAGAAGAAGGTGATGATTGGGGTTTAAAGCAGCACTTGCCTGTCCCTAGGAAGGTCACCTTAGTCCAGAGGATGGGCCTGATCTGATCTAGGCATGGGAAGTGGGAAGGTGGGGGCATTTCTCACATACATGATAAAAACCACAGTCCCATCTGACTATCTAGCCCTGTAATCTTTATTTTCAGAGCCATTCCCCACTGATTTGTTCATCTCAATAGCCCTGTGAGGCATATGAGAACTAAGGTCCAGAGAAATTATCTGAGCAACCTGAGCTCACACAGCCAGCTAAAGGACAGAGCCAGGACTTGGATCCTTGGCCTTGGAAGTTCCCTCTAGTCCCTCGAGAGGAGCTTGAAAACTCACGGAGACAGGAGGGCCCGAAGGTGCCTGAGGGGCAGCAGAGCTTCAGGGAATCTGAGCAGAGCCACTGGAAGAGGTCTGGGGCTTCCTGCTGCCTGAAGTGGGGTGGGGATGACAGTAAGGGGGAGCTGAGAAGGTGTCAGGTGCCGCCCACTGCCCAACCTCCCAAGGAATCTGTGAGACAACCCACGTTGGATATAAGACCCATAAGGCTACCTGACCAACACCTTCTCCCCATTTGGCAGAGGAGTaaagtgaggctcagagtgaGACTTGGGCCCTCCCATAAGCCCTTAGCAGATCTAGGTTTGGAAGAAGGAGCCACAGTAGGACACAGACCCTAGCATGCAGCTCCCTCCTTCACCACCAGGACCGTCTGTGGCCCCTTCCCTGGAAAGCCCCCCAAAACTCACTTGTGAAACCACCAGCTCTCCACCAGTTCCTCGCTCAGCTCCAGCAGGCGGTGGCATTCAAAGTCCGACTTGCTGCACACGCTCTCAAGCACCTCCACCAGGCGGGTCTCACTGACCAGACAGGGTGTGAGTGATAAGACTATGTTCTAcgccatcccccaccctcctttaGGTGTCCTGTTACCACTACTCCTATGCCATGACTTCAAAGGAAAGGCCATGGGGCATAATGGAAGGGTAGTCAAATAG
Proteins encoded in this window:
- the CRELD1 gene encoding protein disulfide isomerase CRELD1, with the translated sequence MASLPRRGLVPPLLWGLTLFLSLPGPVWLQPSPLPQSSPPTELHPCHTCRELVDSFNKGLERTIRDNFGGGNTAWEEEKLSKYKDSETRLVEVLESVCSKSDFECHRLLELSEELVESWWFHKQQEAPDLFQWLCSDSLKLCCPSGTFGPSCLPCPGGAEKPCGGYGQCEGEGTRGGSGHCDCQAGYGGEACGQCGLGYFEAERNASHLVCSACFGPCARCSGPEESNCLQCKKGWALHHLKCVDIDECGTERASCGADQFCVNTEGSYECRDCAKACLGCMGAGPGRCKKCSPGYQQVGSKCLDVDECETQVCPGENEQCENTEGSYRCICAEGYKQMEGICVKEQIPESAGFFSEMTEDELVVLQQMFFGVVICALATLAAKGDLVFTAIFIGAVAAMTGYWLSERSDRVLEGFIKGR